Genomic window (Bradyrhizobium sp. 186):
CATCGCGCGCATTCAGCACGACGAGGCGGGCGTCATCGACGAAGCAGTCGGAATACTCGAACGCGCGGGTATAGCGATTAGGGATCAGCGGACGGCCAACCTCGTCGCGCCTGAGATCGACCGAACGGGTCGCCGGTAACAGATGGCGGCCACCGATGTGATCGTAGAGAAAGAGGCCAAGGCGCAGCAGCCAGGCCGGGCGCAGGCCCGCATGATGCGGCAAAACGAAACGCAGGGGCCGGATGATGTGGGGCGCGATGCCCCAGAGAATCTCGCGCTCGATCAGCGCCTCGCGGACCAGCCGAAACTCGTAATATTCGAGATAGCGCAGGCCGCCATGCACGAGCTTGGTCGACCAGGACGACGTCCCGCTCGCCAGATCGTTCATTTCGCACAGGAAAACCGTGTTGCCGCGGCCCACCGCGTCACGCGCGATGCCGCAGCCGTTAACACCGCCTCCAATGATGGCGAGGTCGAAAATACGGTCCAACAGACGCATCTCCCGGCGGCCGCCCGTTCCATCGAGCGGTTACTTTCGTTTTTGATTAGATCACACCGAAAAACGAAAGCAAGATGAAAGAGAGGCGGAAGGAAGTGAAAGCGGAACTTTCCTTGTGGGCAATGGCGGTAGAAATAGGCAGCTCAATAAGCAATTCCGGAAGGCAATATTGCCCTTGAATAGTCATCAGCGGTCAATATAGTCATAATAGTCATATTGGTCCTACCTTGCATGACAGAACACAGCACTGCACCCCGCTCGCCAGCAACTGACTCGTGGACGCTTGCCAACGCCAAGGCACGCCTGTCCGAGGTGATCGACCGTGCGCAAGCCGGTCCCCAAATCATCACCCGACACGGCAAGCCCAATGCGGTGGTCGTTTCCGCCGAGGAATGGGCGCGCAAGACCGCGCGCAAAGGCACTTTGGCCGAATTCCTGTTGGCGTCGCCGTTGCGCGGTGCCGACCTTGAGCTTGAGCGCGTGCACGACGCGCCGCGCGACGAGATGCCGTGAACCTACTGCTCGACACCAACGTGTTGTCGGAAGTTCAGCGGCCGGCGCCCGATTCGAAAGTTCTGGCCTGGTTGGACACCGTCGACGAGGACCGCGCGTTCATCAGCGTCGCCTCGATCGCCGAGCTTCGGCGCGGCATCGCGCTGATGGAAGACGGCCGCCGGCGCACGGCGTTGGCCGCCTGGCTCGCCCACAATCTGCCAACACGGTTTGCCGGCCGCATCCTGCCGATCGATCACGCGGTGGCCGAACGCTGGGGCGACCTGATGGCGCAGAGCCGCAGAAGCGGCGTCGCGCTGTCCGTCATGGACGGCTTCTTTGCCGCGACCGCGCTCGCAAACAACCTCACGCTCGTCACGCGCAATGTGAAGGATTTAGCGGCATTCGGCGTCCCGCTGCTCAACCCGTGGGACGACGCATAAAATCCAAAAGCGCGATGAGATGAGGATGAATCATCATCGCGCTTTAGGTTGTTGTTTGAGCATGATCTTTTCGGAAAACCGCTTCGCACTTTTCCAGATCATGCTCTACCGCAGCCGCACCACCGGCGCGGCCTCAGGCGCCGCATCTTGCGCATCGGCCTGAGCGTCGTCGACATCCCCCGCCGCCTTCGGCATTGCCGCCATCACCTCGATGCCCTTGCTGTGGCAGATGGTGGCCAGGCGCTCGGGCAGCTCCTGGTCGGTCACGAAGGTCTGGATCTGGCTGATATGGGCGATCCGCACCGGTGCGCTGCGCCGAAGCTTGGTCGAGTCCGCGACCAGCATGACGCTGCGGGCGTTGGCGATGATGGCCTGGGCTACCTGCACCTCGCGATAGTCGAAGTCGAGCAGCGCGCCCTCCTCGTCGATCGCGGAGGCGCCGATGATGGCGTAGTCGACCTTGAACTGGCCGATCAGCTGCGTCGCGGTCGAGCCGACCACGGCGCCGTCGGCGCGCCGCACCGTGCCGCCGGCGACCACCACCTCGATGCGGGGATGGCGGTAGAGCAGCATGGCCACGTTGAGATTGTTGGTGATGACGAGGAGGTCCTCGTGCGAGGTGAGCGCGCTCGCGACCTCCTCCGTCGTGGTGCCGATATTGATGAACAGCGAGCAGCCGTTCGGGATCAGCGAGGCAGCGGCGGCGCCGATCGCCTTCTTCTCGTCGGCGGCGACGAAGCGCCGCGCCTCATAGGCGAGGTTTTCCACGCCGGAGGCGATGATGGCGCCGCCATGGATGCGGGTCAGCGAGCGGCGCTCGCAGAGATCGTTGAGATCCTTGCGGATGGTCTGGGCCGAGACCTCGAACCGGCGCGCGAGCTCTTCGACCATCACCCGGCCGGAGGCGCGCGCGATGTTGAGGATTTCGGCTTGGCGATGGGTCAGTCCGGTCACGGCGAGTGCCTCAAATCAGGAAGACGCATGGTGCGGCGGTTCGCGCCATCGGTCAATGCAAGAGCCGATCACGGTTAATGGACCAGGTCCTCACCACGCCATGGCGGTGGCGAGGCGCGCGAGCAGGTCCGGATCGTCATAAGCGCTCGCGGAAGCGATCGCGCCGGCACCAACAAGATCGGCGTGGGCAAGGGTCGTGCGCATGCCAATAGTCGGAATGCCGGCCGCCGCGGCTGATTGCACGCCGGAGCGCGAGTCCTCGAAGGCAATCGAGGCTGCCGCGCTGGCGCCGACGAAGCGCAGCCCTTCCTGATAGGGCAGCGGGTGCGGCTTGCCGTGCGGCAGCTCGTCGCCGATCACGATCGCCTTGAAACGATGCGTGATGCCGAGGCCCGACAGCAGCAGCTCGGCGTTCAAACGCGGCGCGTTGGTGACCGCGGCCATGGGAATGCCGGCCGCATCCGCGCGGTCGAGCAGCGCCAGCAAGCCCGGCAGCGGCTCGATCCGGCCAGCGACCAAATTGCGAAAAGTCTCTTCCTTCTCGTCCATGACGGCCGCGCGGGATTCCGGCGATTCCGCCGGCAGAAATCGCGCCCCGATCGACGCATTGGAAAAGCCCTGTATCTCCCTCTTGAAACGCGCATCATCGACCACATGACCGCGCGGTCCAAACACCCGGTTGAAAGCCTCGCGGTGAAGAGCATCGGTATCGGCCAGCGTGCCGTCGATGTCGAACAGCAATGCCTTGCCCATCGCCCTGCCCTTGGCTTCGATCATTTCCGTACTTTCCCAAATGCGTGCTGCATCAATGCGCGAGACGTATCAATACGGCATCGATCGCGCAATAACGCATGCACATGCCGATGACGTGACGCTCGACAAAGTCGCGCGCGGCTGCAACACTCGGCGCAAGATCAAAAAGGAGGAAACGATGATCAACCGACGCGACCTGGCTCTCTCAAGCCTGGCTCTCTCGACTCTTGCCGTCTCGGCGCTTGCTTTGACGGCCCCGGCACTGGCAGCCTCTGCGGACGAACAGGCCGTGGCGAAAAAAGTCGAGGCCTTCCGCCTGGCTCAGATCGCGGCCGATCCCAAGGCGCTCGGCGCGCTCTGCGCCGACGAGGTGAGCTACAGCCATTCCAGCGGCAAGGTCGAGGACAAGGCGACCTTCATCACCAACGCCACCGACGGCAAATCGAAATTCTTGTCGATCGAATATCAGGACCCGACCATCAAGGTCGTCGGCCCCGCCGCGATCGTGCGTTTCCACTGGGTCGCGGAACAGGAAATGGCAGCCGATGGGAAAAAAGTGCCGACCAACCTTCACATCCTGATGAACTGGCAGAAGCAGGGCGACGACTGGAAGCTGCTCTCGCGCGCGGCGACGAAGTTGTGATCACGGCTCTTCCCCTCTCCCCTTGTGGGCCCCTTGTGGGAGAGGGTGCCTCGCGAAGCGAGGCGGGTGAGGGGTCTCTCTCCGCGCGTGAATCTCTTCCCTTGAGTTTGCGGGGGCAACCCCTCATCCGGCGCTTCGCGCCACCTTCTCCCACAAGGGGAGAAGGGAGGGCAGCTGTGTTCGTGACGAGAGATTCCGAACCGCGCTACGCGCGCTCCGGAATGGCAGGTGAGCCGACTACGCCGCTTCCGTCACATCACCGTTAACCAGCTTGCGCGCGGCGCGCTCGGCTTCGCGGGCGTTGCGGAAGAGCTGGCCTTCGAGGCGGTTGAAGCGGCGGGACGAGGCGAAGAAGCAGTAGTAGCCTCCCTGGGAACGAACGACAATACCTGCGGTCTGCGAATTGACTTCGATGATGTAGCTGTCCGGCATGGTCCGTGGATTCCTCAGTGCGGGCAAATAACGGCATCCCTACCCAAAGGTTCCTTGGATAAATCAGCCGGTTTCCACCCCGAATCGACGGGCAATTGAGTACGCCGGGACCTCATCCGTTTTATGACTTGATCTTGGCGAAGACGCGACGGCTGCGGACGCAACGCCGCGCGGTCATGCGCCGCGCGCAATTAGGTCGCGATCCGCGTATCGGTCTGGCTGATCGCCTGCGGACGGCCGTGGTCGTCGATCGAGACGTAGGTGAAATTGCCGTCGGTGACGAGGAACGGATGCGCTTCCCTGCGCCGCAATGCCCAGGCTTCGAGATGCACGGTGAGCGAGGTGCGCCCCACACGCACGAGGTTGGCGTAGACCGAGACGAGATCGCCGACATAGACGGCCTTGCGAAAATTCATCGCCTCGATCGCGACCGTCACGGTGCGCGACTTCGCGACCTTCGAGGCGAACACGCCGCCGCCGACATCCATCTGGCTGAGCAGCCAGCCGCCGAAGATGTCGCCGTTCGCATTGGTATCGGCCGGCATCGCCAGCGTGCGGATGCAGAGATCGCCGCTTGGCCCGGTGTCGCCCTTTTCAGTCATTTGCCTCTCACTTGAAATTATTCCAGCCTGGATCGGGCGCGAACCGGCCGCCGAATCGTTCGGCCAGTGTGCGCAGGGCAGCGACGGTGTTCTCCACCCCACGTGTGCGCGCATAGTTCAGCGGGCCGCCACGGAACGGCGCGTAGCCGGTGCCGAAAATCATGGCGCCGTCGACCGCATCGGGATCGTCAACGATGCCTTCCCGAAGAGCCGCGACGCAGACGTTGGACATCGGCAAGATCAGCCGGTCGATCATCTGATCGGTAACGCGCGGTCCGGTTTCCGGCAGTGGCGCCTTCTCCGCCTTGCCATCCTTCCAGACATAAAAGCCTTTGCCGGTCTTGCGACCGAGCTCACCCTTGGCGACTTTGTCGCGCAGCCAGGCCGGCGTCGGCGGCAGCAGATCGCCGAACCTGGTGCGCAGCATGTCCCCGACGTCGAGGCAAATATCGAGCCCGACCTGATCGGCAAGCTCGATCGGCCCCATCGGCATGCCGAACTGTTCGGCCGCCGCGTCGATCAACCGCTGGTCCGTCTTCTCGTCCAGCATCACCATCGCCTCCAGCATGTAGGGCGTCAGCGCGCGGTTGACGAGGAAGCCGGGCGAACTCTTCACGGACAGCGGCAGGCGGTCGATCGCGCCGACGAAGGCGAGCGCCTCCTTCAGCACCTGCGGATCGTTTCCGTCATGGTTGACGACCTCGACCAGTTGCAGCCGCGACACCGGATTGAAGAAGTGCAGGCCGACCAGCCGCTCCGGCCGCGCCAGCGTCGTGCGCAAATCCTGGAGCGGAATGCTCGAGGTGTTGGTCGCCAGAATCGCGCCCGGTTTCATCTTCGGCTCGAGACCGGCATAGACCTTCTGCTTCAGCTCGAGCTTTTCCGGCACCGCCTCGATGATGAGATCGGCATTGCCAACGCCTTCGCCGTCCATGTCGGGGATGAGGCGATCGAGTGCGTCACGGACATCGGTAGGTTTTCGGATGATCTTGCCGTAGAGCTCAGCCGCGCGTTTCACTGCACCCGCGATCGGCTCCGGCTTCATGTCGGCGAGCGAGACGCGCAGCCCCTGCCCTGCGCACCACGCCGCGATGTCGCCGCCCATGGCGCCGGCGCCGATGACGTGAACCTGCTTGACCGTGTTGCCGCTGCCCGCGGCCTTCTTCATCTGCTCGCGCAGGAAGAACACGCGGATCAAGTTCTGCGCGGTCGGCGTCACCATCAGTTTTGCGAACGACGCCTGCTCGGCCCTGAGCATCGCGGCCTTGCTGCCGCCATGGGTCTCCCAGAGATCGATCAGCGCGTAAGGCGCGGGATAATGCTCGCGCGATGCGGCTTTCGCCGCCTCCGAGCGCATGCGCTTGGCGAGGAGCCCCCGCACCGGTCCGAAGTAGGCTGCGCGGGTAAGAAACCCCGGCCGAGCCCGCTTCAGCCGGCCGAACAGCGCATCCTTCACCGCGTTCTGGACGTGCCGCTCCTGCGTCACGGTATCGACAAGGCCGAGCGATTTGGCGCGGCGCGCATCGATGGTGCGGCCGGTCAGCATCAGCGCCATCGACTGGGTCGGATTGACCAGTGCAGTAAAGCGCGCGGTGCCGCCGAGACCGGGATGCAGGCCCAGCATCACCTCCGGGAAGCCGAAACGCGCGCCGTCGATGGCGATGCGCGACTGACAGGCGAGCGCGACCTCAAGGCCGCCGCCGAGACAAAACCCGTGAATAACCGCGACCGTCGGCAGTCGCAACGCCTCCAGATGATCGACTACGGCATGCGCGGCGCGGATGCGTGTTTCCACCATCGCGGGATCGCTGACGCCGCGGAATTCATTGACGTCGGCCCCGGCAATGAAGCCCGACGGTTTTGCCGAGCGGATCACGAGGCCGGCGGAGCGCTCGGTCTCGATCGCGGCGAGCACCGCATCGAACTCTTCCATCACGTCCGAAGACAGGGTGTTGGCGCTGGCATCGGCGCGGTCAAACAACAGCCAGGCGACGCCATCGGCGTCGCGCGTCAACTTGAAGTGGTGGTAAGGACTGTCAGCCGCGGGCTGAGGCCCAAGCGCCAGCACGCGGTCGCCAAGCGCTGTCATGATCTTCGAATCCATAGTCACACCGCCTCGATCAGCATGGCGCCGCCGAGTCCGCCCCCGATGCATTCGGTCGCAACCCCGCGCCGCGTGCCGAGCCGCTTCATCGCATTGACGAGATGCAGCACGATGCGATTGCCGGAGGTGCCGACGGGATGGCCGAGCGAGATCGCGCCGCCGTCAACGTTGAGCCTGTCACGATCGATCTCGCCTGCGGCACCGTCGAGTCCGAGTATCTCGCGGCAGAATTTGTCGTCATTCCAGACTGCAAGGCAGCCGAGCACTTGCGTGGCGAAGGCTTCGTTCAGTTCCCAGGTCTCGACGTCCTTGATGGTGAGGTTGTTGCGCTTGAGCAGTGGCGTTGCGGACATCACCGGGCCGAGCCCCATGATGCTCGGATCGAGCGCAGCCCAGTTGCTGTCGACGATAGCAGCCTTCGGTGTCAATCTGTGCTTGGCGACCGCTTCGTCGGAAGCGAGGATCACCCAAGAGGCACCATCGGTGATCTGCGAGGAATTGCCGGCGGTGACCTGGCCCCAGGGGCGCTCGAACACCGGCTTCAGTTTCGCGAGCGTCTCGGACGAAGAGTCCGGCCGCACGCCGTCATCATGGTCGAAGAACTTGCCGTCGCGGGAGAACGCGGTTTCGACCTCGCCCTTGAGATATCCTTCCGCCTGCGCGTGCGCAAGGCGACGATGGCTCTCGGCAGCGTAGGCATCAGACTGCGCGCGGGTGATGCCGAAGAGATGGCCGACAAGCTCCGCGGTCTGGCCCATGTTCAAGTCCGTGATGGGGTCGGTCAGCCCGCGCTCCAGCCCGATGATCGGCTTGAGATAGCCCGGCCGCAATTTGAAGGCAGCCGCTAACTTCGCCGCCATGCCCTTGGCGGTGGCAAGGCCAGCGAACCAGCGCACGCCGGAATTCGGCCAGACCAGCGGCGCGTGGCTCAAAGCCTCGGTGCCGCCGGCGAGGATCATGTCGGCATGGCCTTCGCGGATGTAGCGGTAGGCGGTATCGATCGATTGCATACCGGAGCCGCAATTGATTTGCACCGTGAAGGCGACCATGTCCTCGCCCATTCCGAGCCTGAGCGCGGCGACGCGGGCCGGGTTCATCTCGTCCGCGATCACGTTGACGCAGCCGAGGATGACCTGGTCGAAGGCGGCAGGCGCAAACGGCTGGCGCGCCAGCAGAGGCCGGCCGCATTGCACGGCGAGATCGACCGGTGTGAACGGGCCGGGCCCCGAGCGCGCCTTCAGAAACGGCGTCCGGCTGCCATCGACGATGAAAACCGGTCGTGCCATCAGCTCGCCGCCCTCTGTTCACCGAGTTCCTGGAAGAACTGATGCACGCCGGCGGTTTTCTTGTAAATCGGCGACAGCGCCTCCGGCGCAAAATCGTCGACCTCGATTACTTTTGTGACAGCTTCGCGAGCCTCCGCAAGTTGCTCGCCTTCGGCCTGGGTGATCATGCCCTTGGCCACCGCGTCCTTCCAGTCACTTATGTGCGCCGCGCGCATGCGCTTGGCGATGGCATCGGTGCCTGCGACCAGCTTGAACGCACGCTCCAGCCGGGCAAAGCCGCCGTCATCGTCGACATAAGCGAGATCGGGCGCGAGGCGGTCGCGCGCGGCTGATGGCTCGAGCACGAGGCTTGCACATTGGTGCACGACGCGATCGCTTGGGCCGAGCACGCGGGCGCCGAAGGGCTGGACCACGAGCTTGAGGAAACCGGCGACGAAGCGGTTCGGCAGGTTGGCGAGGATCTCGGCCAGCCGGTTCTCGATGGTCCTGAAGCCCTTCGCCATGCACCATTCCAGCGCGGCAAAGTCCTCCTTCTGCCGGCCCTCGTCCTGCCAGCGCTTCAGCGCCGCCGAGAGCAGATAGAGCTCGGAGAGGATATCGCCGAAGCGCGCCGACAGCATCTCCTTGCGCTTGAGCGCGCCGCCGAGCGTGAGCAGCGCCATGTCGGCGCAGAGTGCAAACGCTGCCGAATAGCGCGAGAGCTGGCGATAGAATGGCGTCGCCTCGCCCGCGGCTGGCGCCGGCGCGAACACGCCAAAGGTCCAGCTTCGGCCGAACGCCCGGAACAGCGTCCGGAAGCTATGGCCGACATGTTTCCAGAACGTCTTGTCGAAGGCGGTGAGCCCACGCTCGCGGTCGGCGTCGGCGAGCGCATTCATCTCCTGGAGCAAATAGGGGTGCGCGCGAATGGCGCCCTGCCCGAACACGATGAGGTTGCGGGTCAGGATGTTGGCGCCTTCGACCGTGATGCCGACCGGACCGGCGCGGTGCAGATTGCCGAGATAGTTTTGCGGCCCGTCGATCACGGCCTTGCCGCCATGGATGTCCATGGCATCGTCCACGGCGGTCCGCATCCGCTCGGTCGCGTGCAGCTTCATGATGCCGGAGATGACAGCGGGATGAACGCCGGCGTTCAGTGCCGCGCAGGTCAGCCGCCGCGCCGCGTCGAGCTGATAGGCGGTTGCAACGATGCGTGCGAGCGGCTCCTCGACACCTTCGAACTTGGAGATCGAGATGCCGAACTGCTCGCGAATGCGGGCATAGGCGCCGGTGGTGCGGGCGGCATAGGCGGCTCCTGCGGCCGACAACGACGGCAGCGAAATGCCGCGACCGGCGGCGAGCGCCGTCATCAGCATCTTCCAGCCCTGCCCCAGCCGCTCTTGACCGCCGATGACGTAGTCGAGCGGAATGAAGACGTCGCGACCCCGGTTCGGACCGTTTTGAAACACCTGCATCGACGGCAGATGGCGCTGGCCGATCTCGACGCCGGGCAAGCTGGTCGGGATCAGCGCCACGCTGATGCCGAGCTCCTCCTCGTTGCCCACGAGATGATCGGGATCATAGGCCTTGAAGGCGAGGCCGAGCAGCGTCGCGACGGGACCGAGCGTGATATAGCGCTTGTGCCAGTTGAGTCTTAAGCCCAGCACCTCGCGGCCCTCGAGGATGCCCTTGCAGATGATGCCGGTGTCAACCATCGAGGCGGCATCCGAGCCGGCTTCCGGGCTGGTGAGACCAAAGCAGGGGATATCGCGGCCGTCGGCCAGGCGCGGCAGCCACCGCTCCTGCTGCTCCCTCGTGCCGAAGCGCATCAGAAGCTCGCCGGGCCCGAGCGAGTTCGGCACCATCACCGTGACCGCGGCGGCGATCGAGCGGGTCGAGATCTTGCGCACGACTTCCGAATGCGCATAGGGCGAGAAGCCGAGGCCGCCAAATTCCTTCGGAATGATCATGCCGAAGAATTTCTCGCGCTTGACGAAGGCCCAGACGTCCTGCGGCAGGTCGCGCCATTCCCAGAAAATCTTCCACTCGTCCAGCATGGCGCAGAGCTCGTCGACGGGACCGTTGAGGAAGGCCCGCTCCTCATCGGTCAAAGTCGCTGGCGCGATGCCCAGCAATTTCGACCAGTCGGGATTGCCGGTGAAGAGATCGGCGTCCCACCAGACGTCACCGGCCTCCAGCGCCTCGCGCTCGGTGCCGGACATCGCCGGCAACACGCCGCGCGCCCAGGAGAAGATCGGCTTGGTGATAGTGTCGCGGCGGAAGCTCATGGCTGACCTCATGCATCGGCGCGGATATCAGGCATTTTAGCGGAAAGTGGCGGAGACTGGCGAACACTTCGCCCGCAAAAAGAAGCGAATTGACGCGGCCGCGCGGCCCCAGGTCATAACGGCCGGGGTGCGGTGGCAGTTCCGGGGGGGACGAGCGGACCGAATGCCTCACACCGTCATTCCGGGGCACGCGAAGCGTGGACCCGGAATGACGAAATCGAGCGAGCGGCATAGTGCCGTAGCCCGGCTGGAGCGCAGCGTAATCCGGGAAACGTTGCGGGCGAGAAAGACCCGGATTTCGCTGCGCTTCATCCGGGCTACGCAATGTGCAGAAAGGCGGGGCTTAATCCGGCCGGACCATCTCGAACATGTTCTCCGGCCTGATCTCGAAATAGTCGCCACGGCGGCCGGCGCGCACAATCGGGCGGGCGGCGGCGGTCTGGTAGACGCCGTCCTTGATCATGGCCTTGTCGATGTGGACGGCGACGACCTCGCCGAGCGTCAGCCAGGCGTCGGCTTCCTTGCCGTCGGCGCCCTTGAGGCGGACGATGTCGGACACCTTGCACTCGAAGGCGACCGGGCTTTCGCCGACCCGCGGCACGTTGACGAGCTTGCCCGAAACGGCGGTCAGGCCGGCGACCTCGAACTCGTCGACCTCGGGCGCGACATGCGCCGCCGTCGCATTCATGTGCTTGGCCAAATCCATCGTGGCGAGATTCCAGACGAACTCCCCGGACTGCTGGATGTTCTCGACCGTGTCCTTCCAGTTGGTGGAGGAGAAGCCGATGATCGGCGGCACGTAGCAGAAGGCGTTGAAGAAGCTGTAGGGCGCGAGGTTGACGTGACCGTTGGTGTTGCG
Coding sequences:
- a CDS encoding DeoR/GlpR family DNA-binding transcription regulator, whose protein sequence is MTGLTHRQAEILNIARASGRVMVEELARRFEVSAQTIRKDLNDLCERRSLTRIHGGAIIASGVENLAYEARRFVAADEKKAIGAAAASLIPNGCSLFINIGTTTEEVASALTSHEDLLVITNNLNVAMLLYRHPRIEVVVAGGTVRRADGAVVGSTATQLIGQFKVDYAIIGASAIDEEGALLDFDYREVQVAQAIIANARSVMLVADSTKLRRSAPVRIAHISQIQTFVTDQELPERLATICHSKGIEVMAAMPKAAGDVDDAQADAQDAAPEAAPVVRLR
- a CDS encoding nuclear transport factor 2 family protein encodes the protein MINRRDLALSSLALSTLAVSALALTAPALAASADEQAVAKKVEAFRLAQIAADPKALGALCADEVSYSHSSGKVEDKATFITNATDGKSKFLSIEYQDPTIKVVGPAAIVRFHWVAEQEMAADGKKVPTNLHILMNWQKQGDDWKLLSRAATKL
- a CDS encoding type II toxin-antitoxin system VapC family toxin; the protein is MNLLLDTNVLSEVQRPAPDSKVLAWLDTVDEDRAFISVASIAELRRGIALMEDGRRRTALAAWLAHNLPTRFAGRILPIDHAVAERWGDLMAQSRRSGVALSVMDGFFAATALANNLTLVTRNVKDLAAFGVPLLNPWDDA
- a CDS encoding flavin reductase family protein, translated to MTDKDLYFYEPSKGHGLKHDPFNAIIAPRPIGWISSRNTNGHVNLAPYSFFNAFCYVPPIIGFSSTNWKDTVENIQQSGEFVWNLATMDLAKHMNATAAHVAPEVDEFEVAGLTAVSGKLVNVPRVGESPVAFECKVSDIVRLKGADGKEADAWLTLGEVVAVHIDKAMIKDGVYQTAAARPIVRAGRRGDYFEIRPENMFEMVRPD
- a CDS encoding HAD-IA family hydrolase — translated: MIEAKGRAMGKALLFDIDGTLADTDALHREAFNRVFGPRGHVVDDARFKREIQGFSNASIGARFLPAESPESRAAVMDEKEETFRNLVAGRIEPLPGLLALLDRADAAGIPMAAVTNAPRLNAELLLSGLGITHRFKAIVIGDELPHGKPHPLPYQEGLRFVGASAAASIAFEDSRSGVQSAAAAGIPTIGMRTTLAHADLVGAGAIASASAYDDPDLLARLATAMAW
- a CDS encoding acyl-CoA thioesterase; the encoded protein is MTEKGDTGPSGDLCIRTLAMPADTNANGDIFGGWLLSQMDVGGGVFASKVAKSRTVTVAIEAMNFRKAVYVGDLVSVYANLVRVGRTSLTVHLEAWALRRREAHPFLVTDGNFTYVSIDDHGRPQAISQTDTRIAT
- a CDS encoding acetyl-CoA C-acetyltransferase gives rise to the protein MARPVFIVDGSRTPFLKARSGPGPFTPVDLAVQCGRPLLARQPFAPAAFDQVILGCVNVIADEMNPARVAALRLGMGEDMVAFTVQINCGSGMQSIDTAYRYIREGHADMILAGGTEALSHAPLVWPNSGVRWFAGLATAKGMAAKLAAAFKLRPGYLKPIIGLERGLTDPITDLNMGQTAELVGHLFGITRAQSDAYAAESHRRLAHAQAEGYLKGEVETAFSRDGKFFDHDDGVRPDSSSETLAKLKPVFERPWGQVTAGNSSQITDGASWVILASDEAVAKHRLTPKAAIVDSNWAALDPSIMGLGPVMSATPLLKRNNLTIKDVETWELNEAFATQVLGCLAVWNDDKFCREILGLDGAAGEIDRDRLNVDGGAISLGHPVGTSGNRIVLHLVNAMKRLGTRRGVATECIGGGLGGAMLIEAV
- a CDS encoding type II toxin-antitoxin system Phd/YefM family antitoxin, with translation MTEHSTAPRSPATDSWTLANAKARLSEVIDRAQAGPQIITRHGKPNAVVVSAEEWARKTARKGTLAEFLLASPLRGADLELERVHDAPRDEMP
- a CDS encoding 3-hydroxyacyl-CoA dehydrogenase NAD-binding domain-containing protein codes for the protein MDSKIMTALGDRVLALGPQPAADSPYHHFKLTRDADGVAWLLFDRADASANTLSSDVMEEFDAVLAAIETERSAGLVIRSAKPSGFIAGADVNEFRGVSDPAMVETRIRAAHAVVDHLEALRLPTVAVIHGFCLGGGLEVALACQSRIAIDGARFGFPEVMLGLHPGLGGTARFTALVNPTQSMALMLTGRTIDARRAKSLGLVDTVTQERHVQNAVKDALFGRLKRARPGFLTRAAYFGPVRGLLAKRMRSEAAKAASREHYPAPYALIDLWETHGGSKAAMLRAEQASFAKLMVTPTAQNLIRVFFLREQMKKAAGSGNTVKQVHVIGAGAMGGDIAAWCAGQGLRVSLADMKPEPIAGAVKRAAELYGKIIRKPTDVRDALDRLIPDMDGEGVGNADLIIEAVPEKLELKQKVYAGLEPKMKPGAILATNTSSIPLQDLRTTLARPERLVGLHFFNPVSRLQLVEVVNHDGNDPQVLKEALAFVGAIDRLPLSVKSSPGFLVNRALTPYMLEAMVMLDEKTDQRLIDAAAEQFGMPMGPIELADQVGLDICLDVGDMLRTRFGDLLPPTPAWLRDKVAKGELGRKTGKGFYVWKDGKAEKAPLPETGPRVTDQMIDRLILPMSNVCVAALREGIVDDPDAVDGAMIFGTGYAPFRGGPLNYARTRGVENTVAALRTLAERFGGRFAPDPGWNNFK
- a CDS encoding acyl-CoA dehydrogenase; translated protein: MSFRRDTITKPIFSWARGVLPAMSGTEREALEAGDVWWDADLFTGNPDWSKLLGIAPATLTDEERAFLNGPVDELCAMLDEWKIFWEWRDLPQDVWAFVKREKFFGMIIPKEFGGLGFSPYAHSEVVRKISTRSIAAAVTVMVPNSLGPGELLMRFGTREQQERWLPRLADGRDIPCFGLTSPEAGSDAASMVDTGIICKGILEGREVLGLRLNWHKRYITLGPVATLLGLAFKAYDPDHLVGNEEELGISVALIPTSLPGVEIGQRHLPSMQVFQNGPNRGRDVFIPLDYVIGGQERLGQGWKMLMTALAAGRGISLPSLSAAGAAYAARTTGAYARIREQFGISISKFEGVEEPLARIVATAYQLDAARRLTCAALNAGVHPAVISGIMKLHATERMRTAVDDAMDIHGGKAVIDGPQNYLGNLHRAGPVGITVEGANILTRNLIVFGQGAIRAHPYLLQEMNALADADRERGLTAFDKTFWKHVGHSFRTLFRAFGRSWTFGVFAPAPAAGEATPFYRQLSRYSAAFALCADMALLTLGGALKRKEMLSARFGDILSELYLLSAALKRWQDEGRQKEDFAALEWCMAKGFRTIENRLAEILANLPNRFVAGFLKLVVQPFGARVLGPSDRVVHQCASLVLEPSAARDRLAPDLAYVDDDGGFARLERAFKLVAGTDAIAKRMRAAHISDWKDAVAKGMITQAEGEQLAEAREAVTKVIEVDDFAPEALSPIYKKTAGVHQFFQELGEQRAAS